A genomic region of Trifolium pratense cultivar HEN17-A07 linkage group LG3, ARS_RC_1.1, whole genome shotgun sequence contains the following coding sequences:
- the LOC123914877 gene encoding uncharacterized protein LOC123914877: MTNGNSCPQRQQGLESIMHVLRDFEEIMKFWSSIIKPEYSVKFEELCAFSPHYNTVDAEEAKCVKFESGLRPDIKHLIGFSQIRDFATLVDKCRICDDDGKAKTNYYKAMSDKRGKGQDRGKPYGDKGKKVVESSGGKKRGGGQCYKCGELGHKSYECPKKVDKCFNCGRLGHKSDVCQVKVTCFNCGEEGHKSPMCKKPKKTMGKVFSLSGDDADQGDNLIRGTCFIYNTPLIAIIDTGATHSFISVDCMKRLSLPVSEMSGRMEIETPANGSVTTRLVCRDCPVTVFGRHFGMDLVCIQLSGIDVIFGMNWLIFNRVHINCCEKTIVFPKPEESLHLMSKKEVVESLKELVEVYALFASLKMEGEVKVEELPVVCEFPDVFPEDVSDVPPKREVEFTIDLVPGTSPISMAPYRMSASELNELKKQLEELLEKKFIRPSVSP, from the exons ATGACAAATGGCAATAGTTGTCCCCAGCGCCAACAAGGACTTGAATCCATTATGCATGTATTAAGAGACTTCGaagaaataatgaaattttggtCCTCAATTATCAAACCTG agtattccgtgaagtttgaAGAACTTtgtgcgtttagtccacactacaacaccgtgGACGCTGAGGAGgctaagtgtgtcaagtttgaaagtgggttgcgcccggacatcaagcatcttatcggattttctcaaatccgagactttgcaactttggtggataagtgccgtatttgtgatgatgatggaaaggccAAAACTAATTACTACAAGGCCATGAGTGACAAGAGAGGAAAaggtcaagaccgtgggaagccTTATGGTGACAAGGGGAAGAAGGTTGTTGAGTCtagtggtggaaagaagagaggtggtggacaatgctacaagtgtggtgagttgggtcataagtcttatgagtgcccaaagaaggtggacaagtgtttcaaCTGTGGGAGGCTAGGACATAAGTCGGATGTTTGTCAAGTGAAAGTgacttgtttcaattgtggtgaagagggtcacaagagtcctatgtgcaagaagccgaagaagactatgggaaaggtgttttccttgagtggagatgatgcggatcagggagataatctcattagaggtacgtgtttcatctataacactcctttaattgcgattattgatacgggagcaacacattcttttatatccgttgattgcatgaagcgtcttagtttacctgtgtctgaaatgtctggtcgtatggaaatagaaactcctgctaatggttctgtaactacccgtctcgtatgtcgtgactgtcccgtaaccgtgtttggtagacactttggaatggacctagtgtgtatccaacttagtggAATAGATGTTATCTTTGGTATGAACTGGTTGATATTTAATCGAGTCCATATCAATTGTTGTGAGAAGACCATTGTATTTCCTAAACCGGAGGagagtttgcatttgatgagtaagaaGGAAGTAGTAGAGTCGTTGAAGGAACTTGTAGAGGTGTATGCgttgtttgcatccttgaagatggaaggtgaagttaaggtggaagagttaccggttgtttgtgaatttcccgatgtatttccggaagacgtgtcagatgtaccgccgaagagagaagtagagtttacgatcgatttggtacctggtactagcccgatatctatggcaccgtatagaatgtcagcgtcagagttgaatgagttgaagaagcaactagaagaactacttgagaagaagtttattcgacctagtgtatcgccg